The following are encoded in a window of Clostridium thermarum genomic DNA:
- a CDS encoding DegV family protein, producing MAIKIVADSSCDLTAEMKAEMKVDLAPLVLYLKDKAYVDDENLDVQQYIQDMAQCEESPKTACPSPEDYIKKYEGDESVFVVTLSSKLSGSYNSAVLAKNIFLEEIGNKFIHVFDSLSASVGETLVARKIHELSKHNISDLEIVDKVSSYIKEMKTFFLLESLEHLAKAGRLSPLVAKVASVFSIKPIMCGDEGSIKLFEKVRGYKKAFMRLVETIGEKGKDFEDKVLGIAHCNCLDKALQFKEEVLKRYNFKDIIIVEMGGLSSTYADEGGIVIAF from the coding sequence ATGGCTATAAAAATTGTTGCCGATAGCAGCTGCGATTTAACTGCTGAAATGAAGGCCGAAATGAAAGTGGATTTGGCGCCTCTAGTACTATACTTAAAGGACAAGGCATATGTGGATGATGAAAATCTAGATGTACAGCAATATATACAGGATATGGCCCAGTGCGAAGAATCACCAAAGACTGCGTGCCCATCCCCTGAGGACTATATTAAAAAATATGAAGGTGATGAAAGTGTTTTTGTAGTAACCCTATCTTCTAAACTCAGTGGTTCCTATAACAGTGCTGTATTGGCAAAAAATATTTTTTTAGAGGAAATAGGTAATAAATTTATTCATGTCTTTGATTCACTAAGCGCTTCAGTAGGGGAGACTTTGGTGGCCCGTAAGATACATGAACTTTCAAAGCATAATATAAGTGATTTGGAGATAGTAGATAAAGTCTCAAGCTATATAAAAGAAATGAAGACTTTTTTCTTACTGGAAAGCTTAGAACACTTAGCAAAGGCTGGCAGGCTGAGTCCTCTAGTTGCAAAGGTAGCTTCTGTGTTTTCAATAAAGCCTATAATGTGTGGCGATGAAGGATCAATAAAGCTCTTTGAGAAAGTAAGGGGCTATAAGAAGGCATTTATGAGATTAGTTGAAACAATAGGTGAGAAGGGCAAGGATTTTGAGGATAAAGTATTAGGCATAGCTCACTGCAATTGTCTGGACAAAGCCCTGCAGTTTAAAGAAGAGGTATTAAAGAGATACAACTTTAAGGATATAATTATTGTTGAAATGGGAGGCTTATCTTCTACCTATGCTGATGAGGGAGGAATAGTAATAGCTTTCTAA
- a CDS encoding 3'-5' exonuclease, which translates to MSYIVFDLEFNQAYNNKLPDTNEASLQCPFEIIQVGAVKLNDNLETIATLDRLVKPQIFTKLHPFIKEMTGITRNNLNTAKSFKEVFEEFIGLVDDRNTILCVWGTADMRELFRNAEFHGLNISSIPRKYINLQSYMSKLLSCEKGTNIGLKSTVELLGIPHNNEFHDAYSDAYFTAEIFKRVYSDKIKPKLYNTNNPKLSSRSSAGKKYLDSEALINQMEKMFSRKMSEEEIIIIKLAYMMGKTNQFQISENPNSK; encoded by the coding sequence ATGAGTTACATAGTATTTGATTTGGAGTTTAACCAAGCCTATAATAATAAATTACCAGATACAAACGAAGCTTCTTTACAATGTCCCTTTGAAATTATTCAAGTTGGGGCAGTGAAGCTAAATGACAACTTAGAGACTATCGCTACTTTGGATAGATTAGTGAAACCTCAAATATTCACGAAGCTCCATCCTTTTATTAAGGAGATGACAGGTATAACCCGTAACAACTTAAATACAGCAAAAAGTTTTAAGGAGGTCTTCGAGGAATTTATTGGTCTGGTAGACGACAGGAATACCATCCTTTGTGTTTGGGGTACAGCGGATATGAGGGAGCTTTTTAGAAATGCTGAATTTCATGGTTTAAATATAAGCTCAATTCCCAGAAAATATATAAATCTACAATCTTATATGTCAAAACTGCTTAGTTGTGAAAAGGGTACTAATATAGGTTTAAAAAGCACTGTAGAGTTGCTTGGCATTCCTCATAATAACGAGTTTCACGATGCCTACAGCGATGCTTACTTTACAGCAGAAATTTTCAAAAGAGTATATAGTGATAAAATAAAGCCCAAGCTTTATAATACAAATAATCCTAAACTCAGCAGCCGGTCTTCAGCAGGAAAAAAATATCTGGATAGTGAAGCTTTAATAAATCAGATGGAGAAAATGTTTAGCAGAAAAATGTCTGAGGAAGAAATTATAATCATTAAGTTAGCTTATATGATGGGAAAAACTAATCAATTCCAAATTTCAGAAAATCCAAACTCTAAGTAA